The Streptomonospora litoralis genome window below encodes:
- a CDS encoding SRPBCC family protein: MKITGSATLQAPAQRIWDRMLDPDALARAIPGCERLEQTGPDEYRGTVTAGVGSIKGTFQGDVRLADLKPAESLTMHAQGAGAPGTVTAEIGVRLADLGDGTTELTYDADAVVGGMVGGVGQRMLTGVARKMAGEFLSRLDDEVTGRGTLSQAIPEQSGPVSAPGESGAAAVPAPAPTRPANTAAPGGDSGTFMRGAVFGAAATLAGVLVGAWAGRRAR, translated from the coding sequence TTGAAGATCACCGGCAGCGCCACACTGCAGGCACCCGCCCAGCGGATCTGGGACCGGATGCTCGACCCCGACGCGCTGGCCCGCGCGATCCCCGGTTGCGAGCGGCTGGAGCAGACCGGACCCGACGAGTACCGCGGCACCGTCACCGCCGGCGTCGGCTCGATCAAGGGCACCTTCCAGGGCGACGTGCGCCTCGCCGACCTCAAGCCCGCCGAGTCGCTGACGATGCACGCCCAGGGCGCGGGCGCCCCGGGCACGGTCACCGCCGAGATCGGGGTGCGCCTGGCCGACCTCGGCGACGGCACCACCGAGCTGACCTACGACGCCGACGCCGTCGTGGGCGGCATGGTCGGCGGGGTGGGCCAGCGCATGCTCACCGGCGTCGCCCGCAAGATGGCCGGGGAGTTCCTGAGCCGACTGGACGACGAGGTCACCGGGCGCGGCACGCTGAGCCAGGCCATCCCCGAACAGTCGGGCCCGGTGTCGGCCCCCGGCGAGTCCGGTGCTGCGGCCGTCCCCGCGCCTGCTCCGACCCGCCCCGCGAACACCGCCGCACCCGGCGGAGACTCCGGTACCTTCATGCGCGGCGCGGTGTTCGGCGCCGCCGCCACGCTGGCGGGCGTCCTCGTGGGCGCCTGGGCGGGACGCCGCGCGCGCTGA